A region from the Marinitoga sp. 38H-ov genome encodes:
- a CDS encoding chemotaxis protein CheX produces MINKIIERGIKKSEVILKELTGIDIKMYPNNSKEIKLNEIINKNYYIMTQSAKSENKIWNFYFTLLSSDFLKFLGLVENFNNIENIQPEDVLDSFLEIGNIICGNVISIIAENEKDLSFTPPILHKFSEIKNDIINGITIKFEIKSENISGYLLFAFKEGVKNED; encoded by the coding sequence ATGATAAATAAAATTATCGAAAGAGGAATTAAAAAATCCGAGGTCATATTAAAAGAGTTAACTGGAATTGATATTAAAATGTATCCAAATAATTCCAAAGAAATAAAATTAAATGAAATAATAAATAAAAATTACTACATTATGACTCAATCAGCTAAGAGCGAAAATAAAATCTGGAATTTCTATTTCACATTATTATCCTCTGACTTTTTAAAATTTTTAGGTTTAGTAGAAAATTTTAATAATATAGAAAATATTCAGCCAGAAGATGTTTTAGATTCTTTTTTGGAAATTGGGAATATTATTTGTGGAAATGTAATTAGCATTATTGCCGAAAATGAAAAGGATTTATCCTTTACCCCACCTATTTTGCATAAATTCTCAGAAATTAAAAATGATATAATAAATGGTATTACTATAAAATTTGAAATAAAATCTGAAAATATTTCCGGATATCTATTATTTGCATTTAAAGAGGGAGTTAAAAATGAAGATTGA
- a CDS encoding HEAT repeat domain-containing protein, whose amino-acid sequence MNVKEMLFSDNIKDRLISIEYIAENKLNGYAKDLFSLLKYEKDLMVQEAIINTLKHLELEKVPDEIFLELLLNEELLLKEFALSLLSINKRINILGKLLENEDKDIRKYALDGLYRTNDKEAIKYIAKCLDDQDINNQIAAIEYLGLLGAKEYSEKIANILQRTNNQFLLTTILETLSLIGDDKSDNIVKEKINDFKKVHLIIPFAKYVFKRSNVFESIDFFENCEYKHLIIKEFLDYLYKNHKKIYPYTKLKNKVIKELIELLKYKEYIYDILTLINLLDQDEIDKIILENINELNSEGIIAVIEIINERKLKSFKDILQKIKNKFSDEIKMIIEETIMEMETW is encoded by the coding sequence ATGAATGTTAAAGAAATGTTGTTTTCAGATAACATAAAGGATAGATTAATATCAATTGAATATATAGCGGAAAATAAATTGAACGGATATGCCAAAGATCTATTTTCCTTATTAAAATATGAAAAAGATTTAATGGTTCAAGAGGCAATAATAAATACTTTAAAACACCTTGAATTAGAAAAAGTGCCTGATGAAATATTTTTAGAACTATTATTAAATGAAGAATTACTATTAAAAGAGTTTGCTTTATCACTTTTAAGTATAAATAAAAGAATAAATATTTTAGGAAAACTATTGGAAAATGAAGATAAAGATATTAGAAAATATGCTTTAGACGGATTGTATAGAACCAATGATAAAGAAGCAATAAAATATATAGCAAAATGTTTAGATGATCAAGATATAAATAATCAAATTGCAGCAATTGAATATTTGGGATTATTAGGCGCAAAAGAGTATTCTGAAAAAATAGCAAATATATTGCAAAGAACAAATAATCAATTTTTATTGACAACTATATTAGAAACATTGTCTTTAATTGGAGATGATAAATCAGATAATATAGTAAAAGAAAAAATAAATGATTTTAAAAAGGTACATCTAATAATTCCTTTTGCAAAATATGTTTTTAAAAGAAGTAATGTTTTTGAGAGTATAGATTTTTTTGAGAATTGTGAATATAAACATTTGATAATAAAGGAATTTTTAGATTATCTATACAAAAATCATAAGAAAATATATCCATATACAAAATTAAAAAATAAAGTAATAAAGGAATTAATAGAATTATTGAAATATAAAGAATATATATATGATATTTTAACCTTAATAAACTTATTAGACCAGGATGAGATAGATAAAATAATTTTAGAAAATATAAATGAATTAAATTCTGAGGGTATTATTGCAGTAATAGAAATAATAAACGAAAGAAAGTTAAAATCTTTTAAAGACATTCTCCAAAAAATAAAAAATAAATTTTCAGATGAAATAAAAATGATTATAGAAGAAACAATAATGGAGATGGAAACATGGTAG
- a CDS encoding protein-glutamate O-methyltransferase CheR: MVESYKKIRDYIYEKTGIYIEEKRLYFFKNRVFRRMKKIGIDDPDTYYNFLVNGEYSENELVKLISEITVNETYFFREFPQLKSFAEYALKDVISRKNNKTIKVLSAGCASGEEPYTLSIILEEMLDGEFNYKIDAFDIDPIMILKAKAGIYNDYAVRDVPKEYLNKYFEKDKENYKIKDIIKNKVNIFNLNLIEDNTYEKLDDNYDFIFCRNVFIYFSDEIRKKIITKFYTILNEGGYIFLGHSESINRITNAFKVVKANDFILYQKPWNKGGNVNA; this comes from the coding sequence ATGGTAGAAAGTTACAAAAAAATACGCGATTATATATATGAAAAAACAGGAATATATATAGAAGAAAAAAGATTATATTTTTTTAAAAATAGAGTTTTTAGAAGAATGAAAAAGATAGGAATAGATGATCCAGACACATACTATAATTTTTTAGTAAATGGAGAATATTCAGAAAATGAATTAGTAAAATTAATTAGCGAAATAACAGTTAATGAAACATATTTTTTTAGAGAATTTCCTCAATTGAAATCTTTTGCAGAATATGCATTAAAAGATGTAATAAGTAGAAAAAATAATAAAACAATAAAAGTATTATCAGCGGGATGTGCATCTGGCGAAGAACCATATACATTATCCATTATATTAGAAGAAATGTTAGATGGAGAATTTAATTATAAAATTGATGCATTTGATATAGATCCTATAATGATATTAAAAGCAAAAGCTGGAATATATAATGATTATGCAGTAAGAGATGTACCTAAAGAATATTTAAATAAATATTTTGAAAAAGATAAAGAGAATTATAAAATAAAGGATATTATAAAAAATAAGGTTAATATATTTAATTTAAATTTAATCGAAGATAATACATATGAAAAATTAGATGATAATTATGATTTTATATTCTGCAGAAATGTATTCATATATTTTTCTGATGAAATTAGAAAAAAGATAATCACGAAGTTTTATACAATTTTAAATGAAGGTGGATATATATTTTTAGGTCATTCTGAATCAATAAATAGAATAACTAATGCATTTAAAGTTGTAAAAGCAAATGATTTTATACTATACCAAAAACCATGGAATAAGGGAGGTAATGTGAATGCATAA
- a CDS encoding response regulator: MHKILIIDDSKMTRSYHASILKAAGFEVIEAEDGAKALDVLYREEGIDLILTDLNMPNLDGYTMIKKIREDENYKDIPIIIVTTLDKSTNKMKGFEVGANFYIVKPSDPESLIESVKIALGVD, translated from the coding sequence ATGCATAAAATATTAATAATAGATGACTCTAAAATGACAAGAAGTTACCATGCCAGTATATTAAAAGCTGCTGGATTTGAAGTAATTGAAGCAGAAGATGGCGCAAAAGCTTTAGATGTATTATACAGAGAAGAAGGTATAGATTTAATATTAACAGATTTAAATATGCCTAATTTAGATGGTTATACTATGATAAAAAAGATTAGGGAAGATGAGAATTATAAAGATATACCAATAATAATAGTAACAACATTAGATAAATCTACTAATAAAATGAAAGGATTTGAGGTCGGAGCTAATTTTTACATAGTTAAACCATCAGATCCAGAATCATTAATTGAAAGTGTTAAAATAGCTCTTGGAGTGGATTAA
- a CDS encoding ATP-binding protein — MKMHFDKEFIDGLMRDFFAEAEESINTIEVNLVNLEETGDLNLINSIMRGFHSLKGTSRLLLSMDIPERFVEKTKKIEELSHKLEDLSLSISGKDDKNIDLLYDGLDLIKKILKSYKDDTVVDVKEFLNNTKNINIEKKTDINEVTKKMLINLKDQFFEYLINSENYNLSQLNRMRKPIKNILKKMGNEKLSNKFNEIIKYVESNNKTELKKAIKEFDDILYNKKTNEISKIEFSDTLRVDIKKINNILNLVGELIIVKNTSTYLLKELYKVSPDLYKEFIHVFSNLNKITINIQDQILSLKMVPIKELLYKYKRLIRELAKEKNKKIIYEFTGENIELDRILIENISDPLTHIIRNSIDHGIEEVEERRKIGKNEEGLIKINAYYESGYVYIEIIDDGRGIDIEKIKEKAKKLGWNIDIPDEEIINYIFGSGFSTSKEVTEISGRGVGMDIVKNNIEKLNGKVFVETKKNQGTKITLKIPNSILNINGIMVLVDNERYILPFEEVYKIIKVKKDKIHNYSNKLFVEYNDEIIPFFDLKGILKNREYSFDDILNREYKYDLVSLLLIDDGISAVLVDEVLEENEYLVKPLPEYLKHDFLYGSTILGNGDIVLILKPSGLVI; from the coding sequence ATGAAAATGCATTTTGATAAAGAGTTTATCGATGGATTAATGAGAGACTTTTTTGCTGAAGCTGAAGAAAGTATAAACACCATCGAGGTTAATTTAGTGAACTTAGAAGAAACAGGTGATTTAAATCTAATAAATTCAATAATGAGAGGGTTCCATAGTCTTAAAGGAACATCTAGGTTGCTTTTGTCTATGGATATTCCTGAGAGATTTGTAGAAAAAACAAAAAAAATAGAGGAGCTTTCACATAAATTAGAAGATTTATCTTTAAGTATATCAGGAAAAGATGATAAGAATATAGATTTATTATATGATGGATTAGATTTGATAAAAAAAATTTTAAAATCATATAAAGATGATACTGTTGTAGATGTAAAAGAATTTTTAAATAATACTAAAAATATTAATATAGAAAAGAAAACAGATATTAATGAAGTTACTAAAAAGATGTTAATTAATTTAAAGGATCAATTTTTTGAATATTTAATTAATTCTGAAAATTATAATTTATCTCAATTAAATAGAATGAGAAAACCTATTAAAAATATATTGAAAAAAATGGGAAATGAAAAATTATCAAATAAATTTAATGAAATAATAAAATATGTTGAAAGTAATAATAAAACTGAATTAAAAAAGGCTATAAAAGAATTTGATGATATATTATATAATAAAAAAACAAATGAAATTAGTAAAATAGAATTTTCTGATACGCTTAGAGTAGACATAAAAAAAATAAATAATATATTGAATTTAGTTGGAGAGCTAATAATAGTAAAAAATACTTCAACATATTTACTAAAAGAATTATATAAAGTATCCCCGGATTTGTATAAAGAGTTTATTCATGTTTTTTCTAATTTAAATAAGATAACAATTAATATTCAAGATCAAATTTTAAGTTTAAAAATGGTTCCAATTAAAGAATTATTATACAAATACAAAAGATTAATAAGAGAATTGGCTAAAGAAAAAAACAAGAAAATAATATATGAATTTACTGGAGAAAATATAGAATTAGATAGAATATTAATAGAAAATATATCAGATCCTTTAACTCATATTATAAGAAATTCTATTGATCACGGTATTGAAGAAGTTGAGGAAAGGAGAAAAATTGGTAAAAATGAAGAAGGATTAATAAAGATAAATGCATATTATGAAAGTGGATATGTATATATAGAAATTATTGATGATGGTAGAGGAATTGATATAGAAAAAATAAAAGAAAAAGCTAAAAAATTAGGATGGAACATAGATATACCTGATGAAGAAATTATTAATTATATATTTGGGTCTGGGTTTAGCACTTCTAAAGAAGTGACTGAAATCTCCGGTCGTGGTGTAGGTATGGATATAGTAAAGAATAATATTGAAAAGTTAAATGGAAAAGTGTTTGTAGAAACTAAAAAAAATCAAGGGACAAAAATAACATTAAAAATTCCTAACTCAATTTTAAACATAAATGGCATAATGGTGTTAGTTGATAATGAAAGGTATATATTACCATTTGAAGAAGTATATAAAATTATTAAGGTAAAAAAAGATAAAATACATAATTATTCTAATAAATTATTTGTTGAATATAATGATGAAATAATTCCTTTTTTTGATTTAAAAGGAATACTAAAAAACAGAGAATATTCTTTTGATGATATTTTAAATAGAGAATATAAATATGATTTGGTGTCATTATTATTGATAGATGATGGAATTTCTGCAGTGTTAGTAGATGAAGTATTAGAGGAAAATGAATATTTAGTAAAACCATTACCGGAGTACTTGAAACATGACTTTCTATATGGTTCAACAATATTAGGAAATGGAGATATTGTATTAATACTCAAACCATCTGGATTGGTGATATAA
- a CDS encoding ParA family protein — translation MAKVIVFANRKGGSGKTTLAFNLANIFKNSLLIDFDSQAHSTVYAGINPFEVKYGIYEMIIDYLNTGKYKDKKLNVHNIDIIPSNQNLSALEVELAHYNERNFVLKDFLIDFHNKYDYIFIDTPPSLGLLTINALNASDYLLIPVKSDFLSLVGLSQMMEIYYKVNIENPSLKFLGVIPTMVDKRTKISKEILDELNKIFGEKKVLTALRNDVKLIESSSHGIPINKYSPKSRAAIDIKKIAKEIQELIK, via the coding sequence ATGGCAAAAGTAATCGTTTTTGCAAATAGAAAAGGTGGAAGCGGAAAAACAACATTAGCATTTAATTTAGCAAATATATTTAAAAACTCGCTGTTAATAGATTTTGATTCTCAGGCACATTCTACAGTATATGCAGGAATTAATCCATTTGAAGTAAAATATGGAATATATGAGATGATTATTGATTATTTAAATACTGGGAAGTATAAGGATAAAAAATTAAATGTTCATAATATAGATATTATTCCGTCTAATCAAAATTTATCAGCATTAGAAGTTGAATTAGCCCATTATAATGAAAGGAATTTTGTATTAAAAGACTTTTTAATAGATTTTCATAATAAATATGATTATATTTTCATTGATACACCACCAAGTTTAGGATTACTAACAATTAACGCTTTAAATGCTTCTGATTACCTACTAATTCCAGTAAAAAGTGATTTCCTATCTCTTGTTGGGCTATCTCAAATGATGGAAATATACTATAAGGTAAATATAGAAAATCCTAGTTTAAAATTCTTAGGTGTTATTCCAACTATGGTTGATAAAAGAACAAAAATATCTAAAGAAATATTAGATGAACTAAATAAGATTTTTGGTGAAAAAAAAGTATTAACTGCGCTTAGAAATGATGTAAAACTTATAGAATCATCAAGTCATGGAATTCCAATAAATAAATATTCACCTAAATCAAGAGCAGCAATTGATATAAAAAAGATAGCTAAAGAAATTCAGGAGTTGATTAAATGA
- a CDS encoding Hsp70 family protein, whose product MIVGIDFGTTNSLIANSEIFINERGSRITPSIVFFRNNNEVLVGDLAKSQMYIRPDKVILNVKRDLGKGKEYIINNEKFKAEEIASFIFKKLKNIVNEEISSAVITVPAYFDDNQRNGVLEAASIAGLDVVKLLNEPVAAAIGYGINIENKKILVLDFGGGTFDITLMEIKDDVFNVLKTGGSSELGGIDFDNILVNWIVNTVKEKDGIDLNVDPVALQQLYIHAENAKIDLSVVENTDIIIPYIATLNNRPYHLNLNINRDIFLSISKGLIEKIEKLILEVANEEIDEIIFVGGSSRLFFLKELVKKIFPDKKIISDLNPEEIVVKGAGLYAQVLEGKINNILLRDILPHSLGVLDDEGNFIEILKSGIHYPSSETEIFTNTKDNQDTIIIKVLQKKNDEMINLGDFEFKFSKKWKKNEARIAVNFSLNINGLLEITAEDLNTGQSLKGKITNAMVNRKSINKDFINNYKII is encoded by the coding sequence TTGATAGTTGGAATAGATTTTGGTACAACGAATTCTTTAATTGCAAATTCTGAAATATTTATTAATGAAAGAGGTAGTAGAATAACACCTTCAATAGTTTTTTTTAGAAATAACAATGAAGTTTTAGTTGGAGATTTAGCTAAATCTCAAATGTATATTAGACCAGATAAAGTTATATTAAATGTAAAAAGGGATCTTGGAAAAGGTAAAGAGTATATTATTAATAATGAAAAATTTAAAGCAGAAGAAATAGCGAGTTTTATTTTTAAGAAATTAAAAAATATAGTAAATGAAGAAATTTCAAGTGCTGTAATTACTGTGCCAGCATATTTTGATGACAATCAAAGAAACGGTGTATTAGAAGCGGCTTCTATAGCTGGTTTGGATGTTGTAAAGCTCCTAAATGAACCAGTTGCAGCAGCTATTGGATATGGAATAAATATAGAAAACAAAAAAATATTAGTTTTAGATTTTGGCGGGGGAACATTTGATATTACGCTAATGGAAATAAAGGACGATGTTTTTAATGTATTAAAAACGGGAGGTAGTTCAGAATTAGGTGGAATAGATTTCGATAATATATTAGTTAATTGGATTGTAAATACGGTAAAAGAAAAAGATGGAATAGATTTAAATGTAGATCCAGTTGCACTTCAGCAATTATATATTCATGCTGAAAACGCTAAAATAGATTTATCTGTTGTTGAAAATACTGATATTATCATTCCATATATTGCTACCTTAAATAATAGACCATATCATTTAAACTTAAATATAAATAGAGATATTTTTTTAAGTATATCAAAAGGATTAATAGAAAAAATAGAAAAATTAATATTGGAAGTTGCTAATGAAGAAATAGATGAAATAATATTTGTAGGAGGGTCTTCTAGATTATTCTTTTTAAAAGAATTAGTAAAAAAGATTTTCCCTGATAAAAAGATAATATCAGATTTAAACCCTGAAGAGATTGTAGTTAAAGGAGCAGGATTATATGCTCAGGTATTAGAAGGAAAAATAAATAATATTTTACTTAGAGATATATTACCTCATTCTTTAGGAGTATTAGATGATGAAGGTAATTTTATAGAAATACTAAAAAGTGGAATTCATTATCCATCATCGGAAACAGAAATTTTCACTAATACTAAAGATAATCAAGATACTATTATTATTAAAGTTTTACAGAAGAAAAATGATGAAATGATTAATCTTGGTGATTTTGAATTTAAATTTTCTAAAAAATGGAAAAAAAATGAAGCGAGAATAGCGGTTAATTTTTCACTTAATATAAACGGATTATTAGAAATTACTGCAGAGGATTTAAATACGGGACAAAGTTTAAAGGGAAAAATTACCAATGCTATGGTGAATAGAAAGAGTATAAATAAAGATTTTATAAATAATTATAAGATAATATAA
- a CDS encoding methyl-accepting chemotaxis protein, producing the protein MEEKKLLSPESQKTPGIMKIKDEELRKKREEARQKAIERAKRQTILKRQVIAENLTSSSEELLAAVEQISSSVEELSKSMMQISSGAEQISNSIHEIRAAIYQINKNSDGIKKESRDILYETDKSQVQILQSINSVDMLINSVNKSIEFNKDTNSNILELKEKSQKISDIINSVLLIADQTNLLSLNAAIEAARAEEYGVGFAVVADEIRNLAETSEINAKNIEESIKNLKSSMDYVINDVEKLNIYFEEQGKLGDEINKEFNDIKNTFDAIKNNVNKEIKIIEEFSEISEKYLASAENVVSFSEQVAKESEDISKALQEEEQAFIQISQASQNLVDISEKILNSTEDKDSLLQLSSSIDEMFSIIEEAYNGSENIKYHLEQLEKISSVFAEEMDNMINLVSKFSELSKELLDINKNDKDTIITILNNIKESKSKVNTLIDSINSTNDGFSEIYKNIKKLSTNFKLINNSISKIEKISIQINMLAVNGFIESARAGEYGNGFYVVSNDIRELSKTSEENLESIKNVIEEIDENIKISEENVYENQKRTYSELIEANSAVNAIKEIQKNIEELLNKYKTVSHSISEIVIAIEQSKKAVEQSQSAVEESFASIEEASKASIEHERGINEMLKVVKEIMNQSNDLQL; encoded by the coding sequence ATGGAAGAAAAAAAATTGCTTTCTCCGGAGTCGCAAAAAACACCAGGAATAATGAAAATTAAAGATGAAGAATTAAGAAAGAAAAGAGAAGAAGCAAGACAAAAAGCTATTGAAAGAGCTAAAAGACAAACTATACTAAAAAGGCAAGTAATAGCAGAAAATTTAACATCTTCATCTGAGGAATTATTAGCTGCTGTTGAGCAAATAAGTTCTAGCGTTGAAGAATTATCAAAGTCTATGATGCAAATAAGTTCTGGAGCAGAACAAATATCTAATTCTATTCATGAAATTAGAGCTGCAATATATCAAATAAATAAGAATTCTGATGGAATAAAAAAAGAGTCAAGAGATATATTATATGAAACAGATAAATCTCAAGTACAAATATTACAATCAATAAATAGCGTAGATATGTTAATTAATTCTGTAAATAAAAGTATTGAATTTAATAAAGATACAAATTCCAATATCTTAGAATTAAAGGAAAAATCTCAAAAAATATCAGATATTATCAATTCTGTCTTATTAATTGCTGATCAAACAAATCTTTTGTCATTAAATGCGGCAATTGAAGCTGCAAGAGCAGAAGAATATGGTGTTGGATTTGCTGTGGTAGCTGATGAAATTAGAAATCTTGCAGAAACTTCAGAAATAAATGCAAAAAATATTGAGGAAAGCATAAAAAATCTAAAAAGTAGTATGGATTATGTTATAAATGATGTTGAAAAATTAAATATATATTTTGAAGAACAAGGAAAATTAGGCGATGAAATTAATAAGGAATTTAATGATATAAAAAATACATTTGATGCTATCAAAAATAATGTAAACAAAGAAATAAAAATAATAGAAGAATTTTCTGAAATATCAGAAAAATATTTAGCTTCCGCTGAAAATGTTGTATCTTTTTCAGAACAAGTTGCAAAAGAATCAGAAGATATATCTAAAGCATTACAGGAAGAGGAACAAGCATTTATTCAAATTTCTCAAGCATCTCAAAATTTAGTAGATATTTCAGAAAAAATATTAAACTCTACTGAAGATAAAGATTCATTATTACAATTATCCTCATCAATTGATGAAATGTTTAGTATTATAGAAGAAGCATATAATGGTTCTGAGAATATAAAATATCATTTAGAACAATTAGAAAAAATTTCTTCAGTATTCGCTGAAGAAATGGATAATATGATTAATTTAGTTTCAAAATTTTCTGAATTATCAAAAGAATTATTGGATATTAATAAAAATGATAAAGACACAATAATTACAATATTAAATAATATAAAAGAAAGTAAATCAAAAGTAAATACTTTAATTGATAGTATAAATAGCACAAATGATGGATTTTCGGAAATATATAAAAATATAAAAAAATTATCCACAAACTTCAAATTAATAAATAATAGTATATCTAAAATTGAAAAAATATCTATTCAAATTAATATGTTAGCTGTAAACGGGTTTATAGAATCTGCTAGAGCTGGTGAGTATGGTAATGGTTTTTATGTAGTTTCTAATGATATAAGAGAATTATCGAAAACTTCTGAAGAAAATTTAGAGTCTATAAAAAATGTGATAGAAGAGATTGATGAAAATATAAAAATATCCGAAGAAAATGTATATGAAAATCAAAAAAGGACATATTCAGAATTAATAGAAGCAAATTCAGCGGTTAATGCCATTAAAGAAATTCAAAAAAATATAGAAGAATTATTAAATAAATATAAAACAGTTTCGCACTCTATTTCAGAAATTGTCATAGCTATTGAACAATCTAAAAAGGCAGTAGAACAGTCACAAAGTGCTGTTGAAGAATCTTTTGCTTCAATAGAAGAGGCTTCAAAAGCTTCTATTGAACATGAAAGAGGTATAAATGAAATGCTAAAGGTTGTAAAAGAAATTATGAATCAATCAAATGATCTACAATTATAA
- a CDS encoding chemotaxis protein CheW yields MNYIIFSLNEQEYCIPMNEIREIVDLKKITKIPLAPDYVEGLINLRGEIIPVINLKTKLGLKSNYNSKIIILNNNIGILVDSINGILSKFDEKIETKSKYVNSVIKNGENEYFLLDINKLIEVNNKKIQSTINRKKIKKQNKKIKMKKIITFKVNGEIYGFEINQIFEIINYFEPNKVPINQDCVKGIISERGEVIPVIDLKKLLYNIDSKINKKTKIAIIDVDGYNIGVIVEEIHRIVEVEKIKEFPYKNLLKGYIKTKDFSAVILDINNVLNDEIKFLNKKSVKVQKDKVKKDKYLLFNINNEKYALELKLVKEINRLNKITKVPYSSYVRGISNLRGNILPIIDLKKRLGFEEIKNKFSRVIVSNIDNQLIGFLVDSVNNIISMEYIQFKSSDKFIKGIGKYNNESVLLIDLNKIVDKEELKRLNESIYNSKTDNSKIDKTKLDKTITDKTRPNKSRTDNLNDKPIKEKEETKTIRKEKIKNIKLKRSR; encoded by the coding sequence ATGAATTATATAATATTTTCATTAAACGAACAAGAATATTGTATTCCAATGAATGAGATAAGAGAAATTGTGGATTTAAAAAAAATCACTAAAATTCCATTAGCTCCTGATTATGTTGAAGGTTTAATAAACCTAAGAGGAGAAATTATCCCAGTAATTAATTTAAAAACAAAACTGGGATTAAAGAGTAATTACAATTCAAAAATTATAATTTTGAATAATAATATAGGAATATTAGTTGATTCTATAAACGGAATTTTAAGCAAATTCGATGAAAAAATAGAAACAAAATCAAAATATGTTAATTCGGTTATAAAAAATGGGGAAAATGAATATTTTTTATTAGACATTAATAAATTAATTGAAGTAAATAACAAAAAAATTCAAAGCACAATAAATAGAAAAAAAATAAAGAAACAAAATAAAAAGATTAAAATGAAAAAGATTATTACTTTTAAAGTAAATGGCGAGATATATGGATTTGAAATAAATCAAATTTTTGAAATAATCAATTATTTTGAACCTAACAAAGTTCCAATTAATCAGGATTGTGTAAAAGGAATTATTTCTGAAAGAGGAGAAGTTATACCTGTAATTGATCTTAAGAAATTATTATATAATATAGATTCGAAAATTAACAAAAAAACGAAAATAGCTATTATAGATGTTGATGGATATAATATTGGTGTAATAGTAGAAGAAATTCATAGAATAGTTGAAGTAGAAAAAATAAAAGAATTTCCATATAAAAATTTATTAAAAGGATATATAAAAACAAAAGATTTTTCTGCTGTAATATTAGATATAAATAATGTATTGAATGATGAAATTAAATTTTTGAATAAAAAGAGTGTAAAAGTTCAAAAAGATAAAGTGAAAAAGGATAAATATTTATTATTTAATATAAATAATGAAAAGTATGCATTAGAATTGAAATTAGTTAAAGAAATAAATAGGTTAAATAAAATAACAAAAGTACCTTATTCATCATACGTTCGAGGGATAAGTAATTTAAGGGGAAATATATTACCAATAATTGATTTAAAAAAGAGGTTAGGATTCGAAGAAATAAAAAATAAATTTTCAAGGGTTATAGTTTCTAATATAGATAACCAATTAATAGGGTTTTTAGTAGATTCTGTAAATAACATAATATCTATGGAATATATTCAATTTAAATCAAGCGATAAATTTATTAAAGGTATAGGTAAATATAATAATGAATCTGTATTATTAATAGATTTAAATAAAATAGTTGATAAAGAAGAATTAAAAAGATTAAATGAATCTATTTATAATTCAAAAACTGATAATTCAAAAATTGATAAAACAAAACTTGATAAAACTATTACTGATAAAACAAGACCTAATAAATCAAGAACAGATAATTTAAATGATAAACCTATTAAAGAAAAAGAGGAAACAAAAACAATTAGAAAAGAAAAAATTAAAAATATAAAATTAAAGAGATCGAGGTGA